The window CCGCCGCTGCATCAATCGCACCGTCTTCGATCCGATCCGTATCGCAGGCCTTGTCGTCGCGCGTCACCATCTCGACATCGACGTTAAGCTTCGCGCCCTGCTCCTTCTCATATTCATAAACGCCCTGAAAGCCATAAAACATCATGTTCATCATTCTGATCTTTGCCATGAAAATCCTCTCCTTCTCCCACGTTTTACATCTCCAAAAGCGCCAGGATATCGCGCGCCAAGACGTCAAGCCCCCACGGCTGACGCAGAAGCACGGCGGCGGCCGCACGGTACTGCGCGAGCGTCGCGAAGAGCAGTACATCCGTGCGCTCCTCGCTGAGGTCGACGGCATGGCGCGATACGGCGGCGTCCGCCCCCTTCGACAGGAACGTCTGCTTGACGACGTTCGCCGCCTTCGTCGGCATGTCATGCACGCGGATCACGCAGAAGACAGCCTTGTCACGCATGATCGCGACGCCCGCTTCCGTGCAGCCGATCTCGCGCATGGCCGCCGCCGCCGTCTCCCTGCCCCAAGGCTCCATGCGCTCAAGCGCAAAACCTTTCCGCTCCACGAAATCCCCCCTTGCGCTTCATTTCCTCTCATTGTATCATAAAGAGAACGGAAAAGGTACGAAAAATTTGCAAAGCAGCGACAAACGGGGTGAACTCCATGAGCGACGTCTTCCTGCTCTTTCTCATCTTCCTCATGCTCGCCTATACATTCTGGGACGAGCTTTTCACACGGTAATCATGCAAGGCGGGTCTGTGCGCACAATGAAGTGCGCACAGGCCCGTCCTGCCGTTTTCATGAGAATCACCCGATACATTCAAAGATACCGCCCCGTGACACTCTGCGGCTCCCTGTGGATGTCCTCGTGCGTGCCGCAGGCGACAATCTCGCCCCCTGCATCCCCGCCGCCCGGCCCCATGTCGAGGATGTAGTCGGCGTTCCGGATGACATCGAGGTCATGCTCGATGACGATGACGGTCGCGCCGCTCGCCAAGAGTGTCTGAAATACGCCGAGCAGTGTCTCTACATCGAGCGGATGCAGACCGATCGTCGGCTCATCGAAGACGAATACGGAGCCCTCCTGCCCTCTTCCCATATCGCTCGCGAGCTTCAATCGCTGTGCCTCGCCACCCGACAGCCCCGGCGTCGCTTCGCCGAGCGTCAAATAGCCTAGACCGAGATCGTGCAGGATCTGAAGCCGCCGCTGCACCGCCTTCAAATCGCCGCAAAGTTCCAGCGCCTCATCGACGCTCAGCGACATCAGCTCGGGCAGAGAACAGGCCTGCTTCCCCTTGCGCTGCACGCGAAGAAGATCGGCGGCTTCCCTGCAATAGCGCGAGCCGCCGCAGTCGGGGCAGTCAATCGTGACATCGGGCAGGAATTGGACATCGAGGCTGATCGAGCCTGTTCCGTCGCACGTCGGACAGCGAAGTTTCCCCGTGTTGTAGGAAAAATCCCCCGCCTTATAGCCATGCGCCTTCGCCGCCTCCGTGCGCGCATAAATCTTTCGCAGCTCGTCGTGTACGTTCGCGTAAGTGGCGACGGTAGAACGCACGTTGGCGCCGATCGGCACAGCGTCGATCAGCCGCACCTGCCGCACGCCGTCGGCGGCGATTTCTCGAACGTGCGCGGGAAGCGCCGTGCCGTTGATCTGCGCTTCGAGCGCCGGAATGAGGCTTTCGAGGATCAGCGTCGTCTTGCCCGAGCCGGAAACGCCGGTCACGACGCTCAGTCGTCCCAGTGGAAACACGGCGTGAAGAGGCTTCACCGTATGGATCTGCTCCGTTTTGAGCTCGATCCTGCCATGCCGGAACATACCCTCAGCCGGCGCAGGCGTATGGACGCGCACCTTTTTTCTGCCGGACAGAAAGGCGCCGATGCGCGAGTTCTCGTTCTTTTCCAGCTCCGCGAGCGTCCCCTGCGCGATGATCGTGCCGCCGCCCGCTCCCGCCTCCGGCCCCATCTCAATGAAGTGATCGGCGCTCTTCAAGATCTGCACGTCATGATCGACGAGAATGATGGAATTCCCGTCAGCCATGAGTTCCTGCATGACATGCAGCAGGCCTTCGATGTTCGACGGATGAAGTCCTATGGACGGTTCATCGAGAACGTAGAGCACGCCCGTCGTCCGATTGCGCACGGCGCGCGCGAGCTGCATGCGCTGCCGCTCTCCCGTCGAGAGCGTCGACGCCGCGCGATCGAGCGCGAGGTAGCCGAGACCGAGTTCCATGAGGCGCGCCGCCGTATGCCGGAACGTCTCGCAGATGCTTTGCGCCATCAGAACCATATCCTGCGGCATCGCCCGGGGAACATCCGCGACCCACGCCGCAAGCTCCGTCAGCGTCATGCGGCAGACATCCGGCAGGGAAAGTCCCGCGAGGCGCGGCGCACGCGCTGCATCCGAGAGGCGCGTGCCGTGACACGACGGGCAGATCTCCTGGCGCAGGAATTTTTCCACGCGCTTCATGCCCTTTTCATCCTTGACCTTCGCAAGCGCATTTTCTACGGTATAAATCGCGTTGAAATAGGTGAATTCCATCTCTCCCGCCGCACCAGTCTTTTTGAGCTGATAGACCATATGCACTTTGTCGGGCGGCCCGTGAAAGACGATGTCCCTCTCTTTCGCGGTAAGCTCGCGGAACGGCACGTCCGTCCGCACGCCCAACTTCTGCGCAATCTCCTTCATCAGCGACCACATGAGCGTCTGCCACGGCAGCACCGCGCCCTCGTCGATCGAGAGAGATTCGTCGGGCACGAGCGTCGACTCATCGACGACGCGCACGATTCCCGTGCCGCCGCACGCCTCGCAGGCGCCGCCGCTGTTGAATGCCAGCTCCTCCGCACCTGGCGCGTAGAAATGCACGCCGCACGTCGGGCAAGTGATCTCCTGCTCCGCTGCGACCCTGCGCGTCGGCGGCACATAGTGACCGTTCGGGCAGCGATGGCTCGCCAGACGCGAGAACATCAGCCGCACGACGTTCAGCAGCTCCGTCGCGGTGCCGAACGTGCTGCGCATCCCGGGCACGCCCGGGCGCTGATGCAGCGCGAGCGCCGCCGGAATATAGCGCACCTCGTCGACACGCGCCTTCTCCGCCTGTGTCATGCGCCGCCTCGTGTACGTCGACAACGCTTCCAGATACCGCCGCGACCCTTCGGCGTAGAGCACGCCGAGCGCGAGAGAGGACTTGCCCGATCCCGAAACGCCCGCAATGCCGACGATTTTATGCAGCGGAATGTCGACGGATATATTCTTCAAATTGTGCACGCGCGCCCCTCGGACTTCGATCGCCAATGGAGCCGCCCGGCTTTCGCTTCGTTCTTTTATCATTTCGTCTCCCATCTTGCCGGCCTTGGCTACTTTCTCCTTCCTGCAACATCTTCCCGTTCCTCGCAGATGGGATTCTCGGCAAAAAGCCGATTCACCCTCTCGATAAACAGAGCTCTGATTTCTTCAAACGAATGATGCCGAAAGTAACTAGGAGACAGATCTTCCAACGCTTTTCGCTTGATTTTACGGAATTTTTGGCGATTCCTGTATAAAAAATCCGCCGCACAGTTGACTTCATAGTAGGTTTCGTATTTTGTTCTCTCGTCGAATCTTACGATGGTGCAGCAAGAATTCCATTCTATATTGTATCGGTTGATAATATATTTTTTGCAAATCAATTCATGCCAGATCTCACTGCCGATAACAGACATATCAATAACCATCGTGCTTCCTCCGGGATGATTTCCGTCACATGACCCTCCGGTGAAGATACAACAAGCAGATATGGCTTTGATGTAACGGGCGATGAAGCTATCGAGGCATGATACGCCGACTTTCCATGCATGCTCCCGGCGTTGGAAGTACTGCCAGTTATAGCCATTGCACCACGACTCCCCTCCATACGGAGGACGAGCGTCGAACAGATCTTCAAAGGCGGCAACGTTCAAGTCAGACGAAGGGACGATCTCGCTTCCGCAAAGACTGCCGCATTCGGATTCAGCCAACAGCCTATTCAAATAACGGGCATCATCCATATACCTTTCATCATGTAAGCAGGAATTATCACTGAGGCATGGTTTGCCATCTATGATTTCCACTAAAAAACCGCGGGCTTTGATCAATGCGATCAAATAATCCTGTTCACTTTTACAGCTTTGCCGTATTCTTGCAAAAAAGTCCGCTCTATTCACGATACCCTCTCCCTATATAATCTTAGATCCGCTTACCCGTCTCTACGTTGATTCATTGCCGTTTCCACGCCGGCTCTGTTGTCCTTGGAATATGCAAAGATTGAAATCTTAAGTTTATTATAAGATATTCACAAACAATGTCAACATAAAGCAAAACAGCGATTTGCATGAATACGGCAAATCGCTGTTTCTTCTCAACCCTTCTCCTCAGGCCAATCCTTGCAGGAAGTTCCGCATGATCTTCTCGCCGTCGGGCGTCAGGATGGACTCGGGATGGAACTGGATGCCCTCGATGGCATACTCCTTGTGGCGCACGCCC of the Selenomonas sputigena genome contains:
- a CDS encoding dihydropteroate synthase — protein: MERKGFALERMEPWGRETAAAAMREIGCTEAGVAIMRDKAVFCVIRVHDMPTKAANVVKQTFLSKGADAAVSRHAVDLSEERTDVLLFATLAQYRAAAAVLLRQPWGLDVLARDILALLEM
- a CDS encoding excinuclease ABC subunit UvrA; the encoded protein is MIKERSESRAAPLAIEVRGARVHNLKNISVDIPLHKIVGIAGVSGSGKSSLALGVLYAEGSRRYLEALSTYTRRRMTQAEKARVDEVRYIPAALALHQRPGVPGMRSTFGTATELLNVVRLMFSRLASHRCPNGHYVPPTRRVAAEQEITCPTCGVHFYAPGAEELAFNSGGACEACGGTGIVRVVDESTLVPDESLSIDEGAVLPWQTLMWSLMKEIAQKLGVRTDVPFRELTAKERDIVFHGPPDKVHMVYQLKKTGAAGEMEFTYFNAIYTVENALAKVKDEKGMKRVEKFLRQEICPSCHGTRLSDAARAPRLAGLSLPDVCRMTLTELAAWVADVPRAMPQDMVLMAQSICETFRHTAARLMELGLGYLALDRAASTLSTGERQRMQLARAVRNRTTGVLYVLDEPSIGLHPSNIEGLLHVMQELMADGNSIILVDHDVQILKSADHFIEMGPEAGAGGGTIIAQGTLAELEKNENSRIGAFLSGRKKVRVHTPAPAEGMFRHGRIELKTEQIHTVKPLHAVFPLGRLSVVTGVSGSGKTTLILESLIPALEAQINGTALPAHVREIAADGVRQVRLIDAVPIGANVRSTVATYANVHDELRKIYARTEAAKAHGYKAGDFSYNTGKLRCPTCDGTGSISLDVQFLPDVTIDCPDCGGSRYCREAADLLRVQRKGKQACSLPELMSLSVDEALELCGDLKAVQRRLQILHDLGLGYLTLGEATPGLSGGEAQRLKLASDMGRGQEGSVFVFDEPTIGLHPLDVETLLGVFQTLLASGATVIVIEHDLDVIRNADYILDMGPGGGDAGGEIVACGTHEDIHREPQSVTGRYL